In Edaphobacter paludis, a single window of DNA contains:
- a CDS encoding metallopeptidase TldD-related protein: protein MKRHRVVTAGAGLAGLVMLGMGLPGQVVAAAEAHTEAAQASSALVDTMESELHRAMNSLGSTDNAGQQPKPYFMSYVVSDAEQASIGAQFGAITSSNASHRRFADVRIRIGTPAEDNTHGDHRNSALTTIPLPLTDDGAAIARSLWFATNRGYGKALDGYLKVKTDQEVRAKEEDGSPDFSREKEKVALLPLAPPLKIDRTEWETRLRELSGLFKQYPDVFYNTVALEASSETDYFVSSEGAKIATPNHVARLIVLGRTRAADGMDMFRAETFEADEAGHLPGQKVLAAKVTEMGKSLEALRVAPVTDPYNGPAILSGRAAAVFFHEVLGHRLEGQRQRGDEEGQTFTKLMGKQILPSFMSVSDDPTLTKFDGTWLSGHYDYDDEGQQARRVDLIKDGVLETFLMSRQPVAGFANSNGHGRAEVGRMPTGRQGNLIVTSSKTVNDAELRQMLIAEAKKQGKAYGLYFEDISSGFAVTTRRSPQAFQVIPLVVYRVYVDGRPDELVRGVSIVGTPQAALARIVATGDKAEVFNGICGAESGSIPVSAVAPAMLVSEIETQKQAQGNARPPILPPPTAGNSADAVGKVGGQ, encoded by the coding sequence ATGAAGAGACACAGAGTAGTGACTGCCGGTGCTGGACTTGCCGGTCTTGTGATGCTGGGAATGGGTTTGCCCGGGCAGGTGGTTGCAGCGGCAGAAGCCCATACGGAGGCGGCGCAGGCTTCCAGCGCGCTGGTGGATACGATGGAGTCGGAGTTACACCGTGCGATGAATTCGCTGGGCAGCACGGATAATGCGGGGCAGCAGCCGAAACCCTATTTCATGAGCTATGTGGTCTCCGACGCCGAACAGGCCAGCATTGGGGCTCAGTTTGGGGCAATCACAAGTTCGAACGCAAGCCATCGCCGGTTTGCCGATGTGCGGATCCGCATCGGCACGCCTGCCGAGGACAACACCCACGGAGATCACCGCAACAGCGCGCTTACTACCATTCCACTACCGCTGACCGACGATGGTGCGGCGATTGCGCGGAGCCTCTGGTTTGCGACAAACCGCGGCTACGGTAAGGCGCTGGACGGCTATCTTAAGGTGAAGACGGATCAGGAGGTTCGGGCGAAGGAAGAGGATGGCTCGCCGGATTTCTCGAGGGAGAAGGAGAAGGTTGCGCTGTTGCCACTCGCGCCTCCGCTGAAGATCGATCGAACTGAGTGGGAGACGCGGCTGCGCGAGCTCTCGGGGCTGTTCAAGCAGTATCCCGACGTCTTTTACAACACGGTGGCGCTTGAGGCGAGTTCGGAGACGGACTACTTTGTCTCCTCGGAAGGCGCGAAAATTGCTACGCCGAACCACGTTGCCCGTCTGATCGTTCTGGGTCGAACCCGCGCGGCGGATGGAATGGACATGTTCCGGGCGGAGACGTTCGAGGCCGATGAGGCGGGCCATCTGCCCGGTCAGAAGGTGCTTGCGGCGAAGGTCACGGAGATGGGCAAGAGTCTTGAGGCGCTTCGCGTCGCTCCAGTGACCGATCCATATAACGGGCCGGCGATCTTGAGCGGAAGGGCTGCGGCGGTGTTCTTTCACGAAGTGCTGGGGCATCGCCTGGAAGGGCAGCGGCAACGGGGCGACGAGGAGGGCCAGACTTTTACGAAGCTGATGGGCAAGCAGATTCTTCCCAGCTTTATGAGCGTCTCAGATGATCCGACGTTAACGAAGTTCGACGGGACCTGGCTGAGCGGACACTATGACTATGACGACGAGGGCCAGCAGGCTCGGCGGGTCGATCTGATCAAAGATGGTGTGCTGGAGACTTTTTTGATGTCGCGGCAGCCCGTTGCCGGTTTTGCCAACAGCAATGGACACGGCCGCGCCGAGGTGGGACGCATGCCGACGGGTCGTCAGGGAAATCTGATCGTCACGTCCTCGAAGACGGTCAACGATGCTGAACTGCGGCAAATGTTGATCGCCGAGGCGAAGAAGCAGGGCAAAGCCTACGGGCTTTATTTCGAGGACATCTCGTCTGGATTCGCCGTAACCACGCGGCGTTCGCCACAGGCGTTCCAGGTGATTCCGCTGGTGGTCTATCGCGTTTACGTGGATGGACGTCCGGATGAACTGGTACGCGGAGTGAGTATTGTAGGGACGCCGCAGGCCGCGTTGGCGCGGATTGTAGCAACTGGCGATAAGGCCGAGGTATTCAACGGGATTTGCGGCGCAGAGTCGGGCAGCATTCCGGTGAGTGCGGTCGCTCCGGCGATGCTGGTGAGCGAAATCGAGACGCAGAAGCAGGCGCAGGGGAACGCCCGGCCGCCGATTCTGCCGCCGCCAACCGCGGGTAACAGCGCGGATGCTGTTGGAAAGGTTGGTGGACAGTGA
- a CDS encoding glycoside hydrolase family 76 protein, with protein sequence MTFSKANPVFRIVPVFLLLCMSVPMLAASSGSSKSARAHAHKAVDVLQQWYTPENGLYRTTGWWNSANAITALANYSRMTHSKKYLPIFANTLHVAQTAHGGFPGFINDYYDDEGWWALAWIDVYDLTGKAEYLQAAGSIFDDMQKGWDTKSCGGGLWWSKKTHGKNAIENELFLTVAASLANRSSTPEQRQKYLAWAQKEWVWFHDSGMINGQHLINDGLNLSDPAHCTNNGANTWTYNQGVILGALVELNKAAPDPVLPETASSIALSAIDHLSDTQGVLHELNKAHTGGDVPQFKGVFSRNLMLLNSAFPNDRYQAFARTNAESIWNKDRDAADHLGFWWAGPFDLADASRQSSALDALVAAGVLNSKQHR encoded by the coding sequence ATGACATTCTCAAAGGCGAACCCCGTCTTCCGTATCGTTCCCGTCTTCCTGTTGCTCTGCATGTCTGTACCGATGCTTGCCGCTTCCTCCGGGTCCAGCAAGTCCGCCCGCGCCCACGCCCATAAAGCAGTGGATGTGCTGCAACAGTGGTACACGCCCGAGAACGGTCTGTACCGCACGACCGGCTGGTGGAACTCCGCCAATGCAATTACCGCGCTCGCGAACTACAGCCGCATGACCCATTCAAAAAAATACCTGCCAATCTTCGCGAATACGCTGCACGTCGCGCAGACTGCGCACGGCGGTTTTCCGGGGTTCATCAACGACTACTACGACGACGAAGGCTGGTGGGCGCTGGCCTGGATCGATGTCTATGACCTGACAGGAAAAGCAGAGTACCTTCAGGCCGCGGGATCAATCTTCGACGACATGCAAAAAGGGTGGGATACGAAGAGTTGCGGCGGAGGCTTATGGTGGAGCAAGAAGACCCACGGAAAGAACGCAATCGAAAATGAACTCTTCCTCACTGTGGCAGCTTCGCTGGCCAATCGCTCGTCGACGCCAGAGCAGCGACAGAAATATCTCGCCTGGGCGCAGAAGGAATGGGTGTGGTTTCACGACTCCGGCATGATCAACGGCCAACACCTCATCAATGATGGACTGAATCTTTCAGACCCGGCGCATTGCACCAACAACGGCGCGAATACCTGGACCTACAATCAGGGAGTAATTCTTGGCGCTCTGGTTGAGTTGAATAAGGCCGCACCCGATCCGGTTCTTCCTGAAACCGCCTCGTCGATCGCACTTTCTGCAATCGACCATCTTAGCGATACTCAAGGCGTGCTGCACGAGCTGAATAAAGCACACACCGGCGGCGACGTTCCGCAGTTCAAAGGCGTATTCAGCCGCAATCTCATGCTTCTCAACAGCGCATTTCCCAACGACCGTTACCAGGCCTTCGCCAGAACCAACGCAGAGAGCATCTGGAATAAAGATAGAGATGCGGCTGATCATCTCGGTTTCTGGTGGGCAGGCCCTTTCGACTTAGCGGATGCATCCCGCCAGAGTTCGGCGCTGGATGCGTTAGTAGCTGCTGGTGTTCTCAATTCCAAACAGCATCGCTGA
- a CDS encoding metallopeptidase TldD-related protein, producing MQTELAREKAQLVLPGMQRPYFIEYQLDDLTSYEAIANYGALTREESNHQRVVRVSVRVGNYVIDSSTSRGDGTIALAPSDNNPEALRYALWIATDTAYKNALQSYAAKQAALKQFQAPRMEHDFAEAKPEVHVAPLVAMNLDRKEWKRRIIEASGLFETAPEVRASAEQVQYSTANLRAVAVNRYLVNTEGTVVRQGYTGYAAGISVGGQAPDGMQLDRDNGTTAADAKDLETWPLFRKRVIDDLKSLSALQAAPVVPAEDYHGPILFSGDAVSDVMMHLFVPNIEADRPAMGTTARATGAYASSYKSRVLPAILNVTDDPLMTKFAGKTVLGAYAVDDEGVPAQSVDVVEKGVLENYLIGREPVRDFPASNGHGRSAPGQVAHSRVGVLIVKSSEAVPVSELNKRLLAMAKEQGRDMYAVETLGGPLEPRLLYRVHADGTRELMRGAVFDELDNRSLRSDIVAVGNDPYVSNSLGPIPQTIIAPSLLFDDVGIKRGVEEQQKLPYYPPPALDGK from the coding sequence ATGCAGACCGAGCTGGCCCGCGAGAAGGCGCAGCTGGTGCTGCCGGGAATGCAGCGGCCCTACTTCATCGAATATCAGCTCGACGATTTGACCAGCTATGAGGCGATTGCCAACTACGGAGCGCTCACTCGTGAGGAGTCGAACCACCAGCGCGTAGTGCGTGTGTCCGTTCGGGTGGGAAACTATGTGATCGACAGCAGTACCAGCCGGGGAGACGGCACGATCGCGCTTGCACCCAGCGATAACAATCCGGAGGCACTGCGGTATGCCCTTTGGATTGCGACTGATACGGCGTATAAGAATGCTCTGCAATCGTATGCCGCCAAGCAGGCTGCGCTGAAGCAGTTTCAAGCTCCGCGGATGGAGCATGATTTCGCAGAAGCGAAACCAGAAGTGCATGTGGCTCCGCTGGTGGCGATGAACCTCGACCGCAAGGAATGGAAGCGGCGGATTATCGAAGCGAGCGGACTATTCGAAACCGCTCCGGAGGTGCGTGCTTCGGCAGAGCAGGTGCAGTATTCGACTGCGAATCTGCGCGCTGTGGCGGTGAACCGGTATCTGGTGAATACCGAAGGAACAGTGGTGAGGCAGGGATATACAGGCTATGCCGCCGGCATCAGCGTGGGCGGGCAGGCCCCGGATGGAATGCAGCTGGACCGGGATAACGGAACGACCGCTGCGGATGCGAAAGATCTGGAGACGTGGCCGTTGTTTCGCAAGCGCGTGATCGACGATCTGAAGAGTTTGTCGGCGCTGCAGGCGGCTCCCGTGGTTCCGGCAGAGGATTATCACGGCCCGATCCTGTTCAGCGGTGATGCGGTTTCGGATGTGATGATGCATCTCTTCGTGCCTAATATAGAGGCAGACCGTCCGGCGATGGGCACAACGGCGAGGGCGACGGGCGCGTATGCGTCAAGCTACAAGTCGCGCGTGCTGCCGGCCATATTGAACGTGACGGATGATCCACTGATGACGAAGTTCGCCGGTAAGACAGTGTTGGGGGCATATGCGGTGGATGATGAGGGAGTGCCCGCGCAGTCGGTCGACGTGGTGGAGAAGGGCGTTCTGGAGAATTATCTGATTGGACGCGAACCGGTGAGGGACTTTCCGGCTTCGAATGGGCATGGACGGTCCGCGCCGGGGCAGGTTGCGCATTCGCGTGTCGGTGTGCTGATCGTCAAGTCGAGTGAAGCGGTTCCGGTCAGCGAACTGAACAAGCGGTTGTTGGCGATGGCAAAGGAGCAGGGCCGCGATATGTATGCCGTCGAGACGCTCGGCGGCCCGCTTGAACCTCGTTTGCTGTACCGCGTGCATGCGGACGGCACCAGGGAGCTGATGCGCGGGGCGGTGTTCGATGAGCTGGACAACCGCAGCCTGCGCTCAGATATTGTGGCGGTGGGTAACGATCCTTATGTATCGAACTCACTGGGCCCAATACCGCAGACGATCATTGCCCCGAGTCTGCTATTCGACGATGTTGGCATCAAGCGAGGTGTCGAGGAGCAGCAGAAGCTGCCGTACTATCCGCCGCCTGCTCTCGATGGTAAGTAG